From Vigna unguiculata cultivar IT97K-499-35 chromosome 5, ASM411807v1, whole genome shotgun sequence, the proteins below share one genomic window:
- the LOC114184201 gene encoding outer envelope pore protein 16, chloroplastic, translating into MAWVRVSGPPRVEVAVDMGNPFLNLTVDAFLRIGTIAATRAGAEDTYHIIQKRNISSHDFEKTLKKMCKEGVYWGTVAGLYVGTEYGVERIRGTRDWKNAMIGGAVTGAVVSAVSNNKKDKIAIDAITGAAIATAAEFINYLT; encoded by the exons ATGGCATGGGTGAGAGTTTCAGGGCCTCCTAGGGTTGAAGTAGCCGTTGACATGGGAAATCCATTTCTCAATCTCACAGTTGATGCTTTCCTCAGGATCGGAACC ATCGCAGCCACGCGCGCAGGTGCCGAAGATACCTATCATATTATCCAAAAGA GGAATATCTCGAGTCATGATTTTGAGAAAACG TTGAAGAAGATGTGTAAAGAAGGTGTATATTGGG GAACTGTAGCTGGCCTTTATGTTGGAACCGAATATGGGGTAGAGAGAATCCGTGGCACTAGAGACTGG AAGAATGCCATGATTGGGGGTGCAGTAACTGGGGCGGTGGTATCTGCAGTCAGTAACAACAAGAAAGACAAGATTGCGATAGATGCCATTACGGGGGCAGCAATTGCTACTGCTGCAGAGTTCATAAATTACCTTACTTGA